CAGCACCTGCTCGTCCATGGTGAACGTGTCGTCATCGCTGGGCTCGCTCCAGGCGGGCTCCACCGGCGTCATGACCACGTTCCAGAAGTTCTCGTCGTCGCGGGTCGGGGTGGGGATGCCTCTCGATTCCTCCATGCGACAAGTTTAACTGTCACAATGGAGCGAGACAAGAAAAACTGTCAGCGCGCGTGGGCAGCCTCCGTCAGGGCCGCGGTGAGGCGGCCGAGGACCTCCTGCAGCCCGAGAACCTCCTCCACCGACAGGCCCGTCGCCGCGAGCACCCCCCGGGGGACGGACAGCGCGCGCTCACGCAGCCGCGCACCCTCACCGGTGAGTTCGATGACGACGGACCGCTCGTCCTCACGGCTGCGTTCGCGCCGGACCAGCCCTGCCGCCTCCAGCCGCTTCAGCAGCGGCGAGAGGGTCCCGGAATCCAGACGGAGGCGCTCCCCGATGACCTTGACCGGCCGGGGCCCCTCCTCCCAGAGCACCAGCATGACCAGGTACTGGGGGTAGGTGAGGCCGAGCTCCTTGAGCGCCTGCCGGTAGAAGCCGCCGAACGCCCGCGACGCCGCGTGCAGCGAGAAGCAGACCTGGTGGTCCAGCCGCAGCAGCTCCTCGTCGGGGACGGCGGGGAGGTCGGGCGAGGCGTTCGGAACAGGCGTCATGGAATCAGCGTACCGCCGACCACGCGATTAAGTTGTGCACAACTTAATGATGTGCAATCTTTGTGTTCGTGACCGCGACCGATCCGTTCGCGGCACCGACGAGGAGGGTCACCCCATGGACGCGCTGTACACCGCCGCCGCAACCGCCAACGGCCGTGAGGGACGTGCCGTGAGCTCGGACGGTCAGATCGACCTGCCGCTCGCCCTGCCCCCGGCCCTCGGCGGCAACGGCAAGGGCACCAACCCCGAGCAGCTCTTCGCAGCCGGGTACGCGGCCTGTTTCGCCAGTGCGATGGCGTCGGTCGCCCGTGAGATGAAGGTCGACACCAAGGACGTCTCGGTGACCGCCGAGGTCTCCATCGGCAAGGACGGCGGCGGCTTCGGTCTCGCGGTCGTCATGCGCGTGGAGCTGCCGGACTCCCTCACCGGAGAGGTCGGGCAGCAGCTCGTCGAGGCCACCCACGCCTACTGCCCCTACTCCAAGGCGACCCGCGGGAACATCGACGTGGAGCTGGTCATCGAGTAGTCCCCCGCCCTCGGGCGGTCAGGCGGGCCAGTACCGCCTCGACCGCCCGGCGTATGGTGTCGCGTCCCTCGTCCGTCGGGTCGAGGGGCTCGCAGCCGTGGCGGCCCTCCGGTACGTCGACCACCTCGACGTGGGCCCCGCGGCGTTCGGCCTCGGTGAGGAACTCCTCGACGGTGACGGCGATCTCGGCCAGCTGGCGCCCTGCCCGGACCAGCACGACCGGGAGCTTCCCCGCGTGGGCGACCGCCCGCACCGGGTGGAACCGGGGGTCGGCCACCCCCAGCTCGGCAACGGGGCCAGAATCGGGTAGTTGGCGGCCAGGCAGCGCAGCCAGGGCGGGGGCGCGGCCAGCCAGTCCGCGGCGAGGGGGCCGCCGCCGGAGAAGAACCACAGGGCGACCCGGTCCGCGTCCACCCGGGGGTCGGCGCGGACCCGGCCCACCGCGGTGGCGACATCCACGGCCGCCCGATGGCAGTCGGTGAAGGCGTGCAGCCGGTGGTCGAGGGTCACGGCCAAGGCTCCCCGCCCGGCGACGTACCGCGCGCACCCCGTCAGGGCCGGCCAGTCCCGGGGCGTCGGCCGCGCCCCGGCCGGTACGGGGCCGCCGTGGACGAACACCACGGCCGGATGCGGCCCCTGCGCCTCGGGGAGGTACAGGTCGGTGTTGCCGGCACGTTCGCGGGGCCGTTCGGGAACGTCGAGGAGGAACGGCCGCAGATGCGAGGGCGGTTCGGTGGCGTCGGCGGGCTTCAGCCGTTGGCCCCCGCCGGCCGCCGCCCCGGTCAGGATAGCGCCGCCCTGCCGGCCGGGATCCAGAGCGGTGTGTCGATCATGACGTCCACCGACGGCCCGGCCCGTCTCAAGTCCGCACTCGGCAGTGGGACCGGCCAGCTCCGCCAGGCTGCGGCCGACGCGGGCCGGGCCGGGGTCCGCTGAGGCCGGTCCCGGGCCCGCACGGCCCGGGACCGGCTGTCCTGCGGGAGGGCTCCGCCCTTCTAGAAGGCGGTCCAGGTGAAGGCGACCTTGTCGCCGGCGCTCAGCTTGAACTGGCAGCCGCCGACCGGGATCGAGGTGCCGTTGACGGCGATGTTCCAGTAGGCGACGCCCCCGCCGCTGACGTTCTTTATCGTGTCGACGGAGTAGTCGTCGAACGACGCGTACCAGGTGCCGTCCCAGGTGAAGTGTCTCTTCCGCGCGGCGTCGTCGAGTGCGGCGGTCGGGGTGGGTACGGCGCTCGGGTTGGCTCCGCCGTTGGTGCCGTCGCAGCGGTGGGTGCCGCCGGTGGCGGTGGTCACGTCATGCCCCTTGGTCGTGATCTTTCCCTTGAAGAGGCGTCCGTCCGGCCCCTTCACGGTGAGGGAGACCTTCACGGGGGCGTTCGTGGAGGCCTTGGCCTGCGGCTGGGCGACAGCGGGGGCGGAGGCGAGAGCGAGGCCGAGTGCGGCCGTGACGACGAGGGTGCGGCGGGCCGATGTCAGGTGCACGAGTGTGCCTTTCCGGTGCGGGGCAGCCTGCCGTGCCGCACCGGGGCCCGACCGTCCGCGCCGCGTCCGTCCGCGCGTCTCGCGGCGTACGCGCGGCGGACCGGGGCCGCGGGGCTTCGCACTGCAGACCATGACAGGGGAAGCGGTACACGTCACGCGCCGGGCTGTCCGACTCACGGCCCGACGGGCCGCACACGGTTGCAGGTCAGCGCCGGATTCCCACCGGCTTCCCCCAGTCGCGCACGCATTCAGTTGTCGCTCCGGATCTCCGAAGCCCTCGCATGCTACGGCCAGTTGGGCGCGCTTAGCCGGGGAACGGGCCAAATACACCGTCCGTGCGCAGCGGGGTCAGCGGCCGGAGGGCGGGCCGAAGCGCTCGGGTGCCAGGGTGGCGAGGAGGGAGGTGACCACGAGATCCGTCGAGGCGGCCATGTCCACGGAGTCCGGCGACAGCAGCCACTGGACCTGGAGGCCGTCCATGACCGCGATGATGGCGTTGGCCGCGTTCCCGGTCAGCTCCGCGCGGTCGGCGGGGAGTTGGCACGCCTCGCGCAGGGCGTCGGCGACGAAGACCCGCAGTCCGTCGTAGCGGTCGCGGAAGTAGTCCTGGGCCGGGTGGTCGTCGGTGACGGACTCCGCCGAGAGGACCGCGTACAGCCTGACGATCCCTTCGCGCTCGGCGTTGCGGAGCGCGGTGTTCACCAGGTGGCGCAGGAAGTCGAGCCCCTGGGGGCGGTCGGGGCCGAGCTGTTCGATGTCGGCCCGGTCGCGCAGTTCGAGGACGCTGGTGAGGAGCAGCGCCTTGGAGCGGAAGTAGTGCAGGACGCCCGCCTGGGTGAGACCGACCCGGTCCGCGATCTCCGCCAGCGAGGCGTTGTTGTAGCCGCGCGCGGCGAAGGTGTCCATGGCGATGGACAGGATGTCCTGCTGGCGCTGCTGGGCTTCCGGACTGCGCGGCGTACGGGGCTTGGCCGGACGGCGCGGCGGCCGGCCGACCGACTGGTTGCCCACTGACTGGTTGCTCACCCGGTCAGCTTAAGCCTGCTCGGAACGGTGATCCGGGAGAGATCCGCCCGGGACGGCAGAACACCGCCTCCGACTACTTACTAACCACTTAGCGGGTGTGGTTTCATGCCGTTGCCCCGCCGATGTCTCCAGGTATCGACGTATCGACCCAAGGAGAGAGCCGCACATGCCTCACCCCCACCCCCGGCGCCTCAGAGCACGCGCGGCAGGCGCCGCGCTCGTCATGGCCGTCGCCGGACTCGGCGTCAACGCCACCGTCACCACAGCCCGGGCCGCCGACCCGGTCGCCCAGGTCTGGGTGACCACCACCGACGGCAGCAAGAAGCTCACCGCCGACGGAAGCGTGCCGTTCACCGGCACCCCGCAGGGCGTCGACATCCGGATCGACGCCAACAGCAAGGGCCAGAGGTTCACCGGCGCGGGCGCCTCCGTGACCGGTGCCTCGGCCCATCTCATCCAGGGCCTCCCCCAGGCCCAGCGCACCACACTTCTCAGGTCGCTGTTCTCCGCGGAGGGGGACGGCATCGGACTCAACTACCTGCGCCAGCCGCTGGGCAGCACCGACTTCGACGCCAACTCCGACTTCTACACGTACGAGGACACCCGGGGCTCGTTCTCCATCGACCGGGACCGGAGCCAGATCATCCCGGTCCTGAAGCAGGCCACCGCGATCAACCCCGCCATCCGGTTCATGGGCTCGCCCTGGTCTCCCCCGGCCTGGATGAAGACGAACAACTCCCTCAACGGGGGCAGCCTCAGGACCGAGCACCACCAGGCGTACGCCGACTATCTGGTGAAGGCGATCAGGGCGTACGGGCAGGAGGGGATCACCCTCACCGACCTCACGGCGCAGAACGAGCCGGAGTTCGCGACCAGTTACCCGTCGATGAGCATGACGGCCGCCCAGCAGGCGGACTTCTTCCAGGTCCTGGACCGTACGCTGACCGCCGCGAACCTGCCCACCAACCTCCTGGCGTACGACCACAACTGGGACCACCCCAACTACCCGCTGGACGTCTTCGCCCGGACGGGCGGCATCCAGCGGATCATCGGTGCGGCCTTCCACTGCTACGGCGGGGCACCGGCGGCGCAGCAGCAGATCGTCAACGCCGGGAAGCGGGTCTTCTTCACCGAGTGCTCGGGCACCGACAGCGCGAACCCCGCCACCACGTTCGGCGACACCCTCAAGTGGCACACCGAGAACCTCGTCGTCCAGAACATGCGCAACGGCGGCGAGACGGTCATCAACTGGAATCTCGCCCTGGACCGGAACGGCGGACCCCACCAGGGCCACTGCACCAACCGCTGCAACGGCATCGTCGAGATCGCCGGCGGCCAGGTCACCCGGAACGCGGAGTTCTACGTCCTGGGGCACGTCACCAAGTTCGTCAAGCCCGGCGCGACCCGTATCGGCTCCACCAGCCAGGGTGCGGGCGGTGTGCAGAACGTCGCCTTCCAGAACCCCGACGGAACGCGTGCCGCCGTCGTCGTCAACACCGCCTCCGGCGCCCAGCGGTTCTCGCTGACGGACAACGGCAGGTCCCTCGCGTACACCCTGCCCGCCGGTGCCGTCGCCACGTTCACCTGGGACGGGAGCGGTGGTACGACGGAGCCTCCGGGGGGTTCCATCGATCCGGCCGCCTGGTACCGGGTGCAGAACACCAACAGCGGGGCCTGCCTGGACGCCGCCGACTGGGGCACCGGTGACGGCACCGCGCTGCAGCAGTGGGCGTGCGGCACCGAGGCCAACCAGAGCTGGCAGTTCCGGCCGACCGGCGGCGGGCACTACCAGGTGGTGAACCGGCACAACACGAAGGTGTGGGACGTGGACGGCGGCGCCGGGGCGACCGCCGACGGCACCAAGGTCCACCTCTGGTCGTACGTGGGCTCCACGAACCAGCAGTGGCGGCCCGAACCCCTGGCCACCACCGGGCGGTACCGCTTCGTCGCCCGCCACAGCGGCAAGTGCCTCACCGTCGACAGCTCCTCCACCGCGAACGGGGCCCGACTCTCCCAGCAGCCGTGCAACGGGGCTGCCGCCCAGTCGTTCGCGCTGACCGGCTGACCGCGCAGCGCCGCACGTCGGGCCCCGCCGAGTCCTGGGCGGGGCCCGACCGCGTAGCGGCTCAGCCCCGGATCGCGGTCAGCAGCCGGGCGCAGCGGGCCGCCATGTCCCGCGCCGACCGGTCGGGGTGGCCGGTCCACCAGCCCACGAGTGCGCCGACCGTGCCGGTCCACACGTGCTTCAGCGCGTCGGCGTCCAGCGGGTCGTCGTTGCCGCGCTCGCGCAGGAGGTCCGCCGTTCCGGACGCGGCGAGGTCGTCGATGGTCCGCCGGTGCCGATGCGCGGCGGCGTGCAGGTCGGTACCGGGCCTCAGCGTCCTGTCGTACAGCACGAACCAGGCGCCCCGCTGCTCCTCCAGGACTTCGAAGACGGCGCTGAGCACGCGATGGGGCGTCTCAGCCCTGGGGTGCTCCCCGGCCATCGCCTCCTCGATCGCGGTGACGAGCCGAGGCGCGACGCGCTCCAGGCAGGCGAGGTAGAGGCCGTCCTTGGAGCCGAAGTACGTGTACAGCATCGGCTTGGTGACACCCACACGCCCCGCGATCGCGGCCATCGACGCGGAGGCGTGGCCGTGGCGGCCGAACTCGTCCACGGCCGCCGCGAGGATCTGCTCCTCGCGGCGCGCGCGGGGGATCCCCTTGGTCCCGGCGCCACGGGGGCCGTTCGCGGGCGGGGTGGAGGCGGACACCGAGGATCTTGCCGTGTTCATGCCTGGAACTATACGTTGCAGTAAATTACCCAGAGGTAAATTACTGGAAGGTCATACGCTCATGGCGGACCATGCCTCCTCCCTTCCTCCCTCGCCCGCCGGCGCCCCCAGCCGGTCCTGGTGGGGCTGGGGTGACGTGGACCAGGCCCTGCCCGACGCGGAGTGCGCCTCGCTGGCCGCTCTGATCCCTGGCGCGGCGGCGTCGGCGCTCCCCGTTCCATCGGTCGCCTCGCTGGAGCTGCCCCCGGTGCGGGTGAGCGCCCCTGCGACGCTCGCCCGTCTCGTGTCCTCCGCCCCGGCCGACCGTGCGGCCCACACCTACGGCAAGGCGTTCCGGGACGTGGTCCGCGCGCTGTACGGCGATCTGGCGGCCGCTCCGGATCTGGTCGCCCGCCCCCGGGACGAACGGGACGTGGTGGACCTCCTGGACTGGGCCGCCGGGGCGGACATCGCCGTGGTCCCGTACGGGGCGGGCAGTTCGGTCGTCGGCGGGGTCGAGTGCCGCGCCGGGGAGCATTCCGGAGTCCTCTCCCTGGACCTGTCCGGGCTGGACCGGGTCCTGGAGATCGACAGGGTCAGCCGGGCCGCGCGGATCCAGGCGGGTGTCCTGGGGCCCGGCCTGGAGTCGCGGCTACGGCCGCACGGGCTGACACTGCGCCACTTCCCGCAGAGCTTCGCGTTCTCCACGCTCGGCGGCTGGCTCGCCACCCGCGCGGGCGGTCATTACGCCACCCTCCACACGCACATCGACGACCTGGTCGAATCCCTGCGCGTGGTCACCCCGGCGGGGGTGAGCGAGTCGTTGCGAGTGCCGGGTTCGGGGGCCGGGCCTTCGCCGGACCGGTTGTTCCTCGGCTCGGAGGGCACTCTCGGGATCATCACGGAGGCGTGGATGCGGCTCCAGGACCGCCCGTCCCACAAGGCGTCGGCCTCGGTGGTGTTCGAGCGTTTCCCCGACGCGGTGGAGGCCGTCCGGGCGATCGCGCAGTCGGGCCTGCACCCGGCCAACTGCCGCCTGCTGGACCCGGGCGAGGCGGCCCTGTCGGGGGTGGCCGAGGGGGGCGGGAGCGTGCTGGTGCTGGGGGTGGAGTCGGCGCACGGGCCGGTGGGGAGCCGGCTCGCGGAACTGGTCGCCCTGGCCCGGGACCACGGCGGCTCCCCGGTGGAGCGGCCGGCGGCCGCGGGCGACTCGGCCGCCGAGACCTGGCGTTCGGCGTTCCTGCGCATGCCCTACCTCCGCGACGGGCTGGCCCGGATGAGCGTGATCAGCGAGACGTTCGAGACGGCCTGCACCTGGGACCGGTTCCCGGCCCTGTACGAGGCGGTGCACCGGGACGTCGGGGAGGCCGTACGGAAGGTGACGGGTGTGTCCGGCCTGATCAACTGCCGCTTCACGCACATCTATCCCGACGGGCCCGCCCCCTATTTCACGGTGATCGCTCCCGGCCGGCGCGGGTCGGAGGTCGCCATGTGGGACGAGATCAAGGCCGCGGCCATGGAGACGCTCGGCGAGCAGGGGGCGACGGTCACCCATCACCACGCGGTCGGCCGCGACCACCGGCCGGGGTACGACCGCCAGCGCCCGGAGCCGTTCGCGCTCGCGCTGCGGGCCGCGAAGCAGGCGCTCGACCCTGCCGGAATCCTCAACCCGGGGGTGCTGTTCGACGCCGCGACGAGGTGACCGGCGGCTCGTCCGGGTCCGGCGGTGGGGTCAGCGAGGACTCGATCCGGGTGAGCTGGTGGGCGAGGCTCGTCATCCACACCTCCAGGTCGGCCGAGAGGGGCGTCGGCGGGTGCCCTTCCGGTAGGGCCCGCCGCCGTGCGCTCTCCGGATGGTCGCCGGTCAGCAGGGAGGCGATCCGGTCCGTCTCCGCGACCAGCGCCTGGGCCGTGGTGCGGGCCCAGGCTGCGGCCGGGGCCGTCGCGCCGGACCCGGGTCGCAGGCCGAAGCGGGGCAGCCAGTGGGCGCCGAGGAGCATGTGATTGGCGGCGATGAGGATGGCGTGCCAGTCGGTACGGGTGTCCTCCCCCGGAGCCTCCGTGCGGTACTGCGCGTACGCCGCCTCGGCGAGGCGCAGTTGGTGGACGGCCGGGAGGGTTCGGGGCTCGGGCTGCGAGCCGCGTGGGGGAGGCTGCGGCGAGCTCCGTGAACCGGCCGGCAGCGTCTGCGGATCATCCCCGGCACCGCCCGCCGATGGCCACGGCGAAGCCTCTGAACCGCCCGGCGAGGTCGAAGGCGCGGCCCGGGAGCCGTCCGGCGGAGGCTGCGACTCGTCCCGCGCTCCCTCCGACGAAGTCGGCGTGTTGCCTCCGGTCCCGCCCGGCGGGTCGGGCCGATCACCCCCGGCACCGCCCCCCGACGGCCACGGCGAAGCCCCTGAACCGCCCGGACCTGCCGTCCGGCCCTCCCAGCCGCCCTCCGGTCCCACCAGCGTCCGGGCCGTCGCCGGGACCAGCTCGGCGCAGGTGCGCAGGAGCGCCGCCATCGCTCGGTGGACCTCCCGGCGGGCGCCCGCCGGCCACGCCAGGAGGCCGCAGAGCAGGCCGATCGCGCTGCCGGTGACGACGTCGATCATCCGGGCCTCCGAGAGGCGCCAGGTGACCGGTTCGATCTGGGCGAACGCGGTGGCGACGACCAGCGTGAAGAGGCCTTGCGCGTACGCGACGCCCAGCAGCGGTCCCAGGGCGAACGCCACCAGCATCACCGGGCCCAGCAGAGCGGCGTACACATCGGTGTGCGGGCCCAGCCCAACCAGGAGGGCTCCCGCCACGAGCGCCCCGGCCGCGTTCCCGGCCACCGCCAGGCGGACCGCCCGCCAGGTCGCGCCGGCCGTCGTCCGCCCCAGGGTCAGGACGGCGAGCAGCACCCAGAAGCCGTGGGACAGATCGAGGGAACCGGCCACCGCGCGGGCCGCCGCGAGGCCGAGCGCGGTCCGCAGGGCGTTCTGGAGCAGCACCGACCGGAACGTCATGTTGCCGGCGACCCGCCGGGCCCAGAGCTCCGGCGTGGACAGCTCCGCGTACCAGAACAGCCGGCGCGGGGCGGCGGGCTCGGTGGGTCTGCCGTGGACGGCGATGTCGGTGGTGATCTCCGCCATCCGCGCCGACTCGGCCAGCGCCAGCACCTGCGACTGCCGTCGCTCCACCTCGACCGGGGGCCGCTCGCCGGGTGGCCCGGACGCCCTGCGTACGCGCTCCGCCTGGAAGTCCCGCATCGCCTTCTCCAGGGCCCCGGCCACCGGCGGGTCGTCTCCCGTGCGCACGAACCGGGCGCAGCTGGTGCACAGACCGGCGACGCGGTCCAGGAGCGCGGCGGAGGCGGGGTCGGCGGCTGCCGGGAACTTCTCGGCGAGGGTGGCCAGCTGGTCCAGCAGTCTGCGGACCGCACGGCCCGCCTGCTCCAGCGCGCGGTCGTCACGCCCCGCACCGGCGGGGCGTTCCGCCGGGGGCACGGACCCCAGCCGGAGCCTCGCCCCGGCCTCGCGCAGCTCCCGAGGCGGTACGTCACCGGAGGCGGCCCCGCGGGCCGCCTCGCCGAGCGCACGGGCGAGGCGTTCCCGGTAGGTGGCGGCGGACGGGTCGGGCAGCAGGAGTTCGCAGGCGGCGAGGAGCAGGACGCCGACGGCCAGCCCGGACAGCCGCTGGCCGAGCGTGTCGGGGGCGTACGGCGGGAAGCAGGCCAGGATGTAGAAGAGCTGGAGTCCCGGCCCGGCGCCCGCCGGGCGCGGGCCGCCCACCGCGGCGAACGCCAGCAGGAAGCCGACGACGAGCATGCCACCGACGGCCGCCCAGGTCTCGACCGCCAGCAGCGTGCCCAGGGTCGCCAGGACCAGGGCCCAGGGCAGCGCCCGCACCATGACGCCGGCCCGCTGGCGGCCGGAGCCGGGGATCGGTGAGAGCAGGCCGATGGCGATGGGGGCGAAGAGGGCGTACACCGCCATGACCGGCAGCCCGGCACCGTACAGCAGCGGGTAGAACCCGGCGCCCGCCGCGACGGCGACCCGGATGGCCCGGCGGACGATGGTCGCCCTCTCCTGCCCGGTGGGGATCACATGGGCCATTGTCGGCCCGCGCCGGGCCGTCCGCTCGGGATGGCGGGCCGGCCCGGCGTGCGGTCAGGCGCCGGCCGTCTCCTTCTGCGCGGTGCGGCGGCGCACCACGGCGTAGCCGTAGGGGTCGGGCCAGCGGGGCTCCGCCCCGAGGGTGTCGGCAGCGTGGTGGGCCCAGTACGGGTCGCGCAGCAGCTCACGGCCGAGCATGACGGCGTCGGCCTGTCCCGTGGCGACGATCTCCTCGGCCTGGGCGGGCTCCAGGATCAGGCCGACCGCGGAGACGGGAAGGGCGGTGGCCTGCCGTACCTGTGCGGCGAAGGGCACCTGGTAGCCGGGGTGGGCGGCAATCCGGGCGTCGCGGACCAGGCCGCCGGTGGAGACGTCGAGGAGGTCGACGCCGTGGGTGGTCAGCTCCTTGGCGAGGCGGACGGTGTCGTCGCCGGTCCAGCCCTCGCGCGGGTCGTCCTCGTTCTCGCTCAGCCAGTCGGTGGCCGACGTGCGGAAGAGGACGGGCAGGTCGTCGGGCCAGACCGCGCGGACGGCGTCGACCACCTGGAGCGGGAAGCGCAGCCGGTTCTCCCAGCTGCCGCCGTAGGCGTCGGTGCGCCGGTTGGCGGCCGGGGAGAGGAAGGAGTTGATCAGGTAGCCGTGGGCGCCGTGGATCTCGACGACCCGGAATCCGGCGGCGAGGGCGCGCTCGGCGGCCGCCGCGAAGTCGTGTACCAGCTGCTGGATCTCGTCCTCGGTCAGCTCGTGCGGGACGGGCAGCCCGTCGAACGCCACCGGGCTGGGGGCCACGGACCGCCAGCCGCCGTCGCTCTCGGGGACGTACTCACCGCCGAGCCAGGGCCGATCGGTGGACGCCTTGCGGCCGGCGTGGGCGAGCTGGATCGCGGGGACCGATCCGTGGGAGGCGATGGCCGCGGCGATCCGGGCGAAGGCCTCCTGCTGGCGGTCGTTCCACAGACCCAGGTCCCAGGGGCTGATCCGCCCGTCGGGGCGTACGCCGGTCGCCTCCGCCATCACGAGCCCGGCGCCTCCGGCGGCGCGGCTCGCGAGGTGGGTGAGGTGGAAGTCGGTCGGGACCCCGGCCTCGGGCCCGTGGGAGGCGGCGGAGTACATGCACATCGGGGACATCCACACGCGGTTGGCTATCTCCAGGGACCGCAGGGTCAGGGGCGTGAACAGAGCACTCACCGGTATGTCTCCTCCGGGTCGGGGCCTGGGCGCCCTGCCGGACGGGAAGGGCAGCAGCGCCATGGCCAATACGATAGACCTCGTAGTACGGCAGTTGTCAAACTACGAGGATGTTCGTACTTTGGGGGTGCGAGAACCGAAGGAGGCCACCCATGTCCACGACCGAGCGCGGCACCACGTCCGGCCGGCAGCTGGCCCATCCGTCCGTGGAGGAGATCCGTCTGGAGACCGTCCTGCACGCGCTGGCCGACCCTGTCCGGCTGCGTATCGCGCGTGAGCTGGCGGACGGGCACGCGGACATGGCCTGCATCGCGTTCGACCTTCCGGTGAGCAAGTCGACCACCACCCACCACTTCAAGGTGCTGCGCGAGGCGGGTGTCATCCGTCAGCACTACGAGGGGACCTCCCGCATGAGCAGGCTGCGCGAGGCCGACCTGGAGGCACGCTTCCCGGGACTGCTGGCGGCCGTCCTGGAGGCGGCACGGCGCTCCGCCCGCTCCCCCGCGCCTTCGGCCTGAACAACGCCTGTACGTCGTCCGCCCCGGGCCTCTTCGCAGGCCCGGGGCGGACGACGTACAGCTGTCGGACCGCTCAGATGGTCGCGGTGTCGATCACGAAGCGGTAGCGGACGTCGCTGGCGAGGACCCGCTCGTACGCCTCGTTCACCTGGCCGGCCCCGATGACCTCGATCTCGGCGCCGAGGCCGTGCACGGCGCAGAAGTCCAGCATCTCCTGGGTCTCGGCGATGCCGCCGATCGCGGAGCCCGCCATCGACTTGTTGCCGCCGATGAG
This DNA window, taken from Streptomyces griseus subsp. griseus, encodes the following:
- a CDS encoding NADH:flavin oxidoreductase/NADH oxidase, producing the protein MSALFTPLTLRSLEIANRVWMSPMCMYSAASHGPEAGVPTDFHLTHLASRAAGGAGLVMAEATGVRPDGRISPWDLGLWNDRQQEAFARIAAAIASHGSVPAIQLAHAGRKASTDRPWLGGEYVPESDGGWRSVAPSPVAFDGLPVPHELTEDEIQQLVHDFAAAAERALAAGFRVVEIHGAHGYLINSFLSPAANRRTDAYGGSWENRLRFPLQVVDAVRAVWPDDLPVLFRTSATDWLSENEDDPREGWTGDDTVRLAKELTTHGVDLLDVSTGGLVRDARIAAHPGYQVPFAAQVRQATALPVSAVGLILEPAQAEEIVATGQADAVMLGRELLRDPYWAHHAADTLGAEPRWPDPYGYAVVRRRTAQKETAGA
- a CDS encoding ArsR/SmtB family transcription factor, translated to MSTTERGTTSGRQLAHPSVEEIRLETVLHALADPVRLRIARELADGHADMACIAFDLPVSKSTTTHHFKVLREAGVIRQHYEGTSRMSRLREADLEARFPGLLAAVLEAARRSARSPAPSA